A single Filimonas effusa DNA region contains:
- a CDS encoding valine--tRNA ligase: protein MELSKNFEPAQAEKKWNQHWKEKRYFNSKPDGRKPFTVVIPPPNVTGVLHMGHTLNETVQDILVRKARMTGFNACWVPGSDHASIATEAKVVQMLEKEKGIKKADLSRPEFLKYAFEWKEKYGGIIYNQIERLGCSVDWDRVNFTMDDHYYKAVIKVFIDLYNKGLIYRGARMINWDPRAKTALSDEEVIYKDAVGKLYYVRYQIAGETGDDAWITIATQRPETIMGDTAVCVNPTDERYTHLKGKKVIVPLVNREIPVIFDEYVDPAFGTGALKVTPAHDINDYNLGLKHNLEVIDTLNADGTLSAAAQVFVGTDRFAARKLVIKQLAEEGRLVKEEENPTRVAYSERNPDTVVEPKISTQWWVKMKEITEPALKAVVDGDIRIHPGDKFLATYKYWLENVKDWCISRQLWWGQQIPAWYTTDGNFVVAATREEAASQFEAQGVSVSADDLKQDEDVLDTWFSSWLWPIEVFNGINEPDNEEINYYYPTSVLVTGQDIIFFWVARMVMAGMEYRKEIPFKDVYFTGMVRDNQGRKMSKSLGNSPDLLDLIDKYGADAVRFGIMISAPAGNDLLFDEAALEQGRNFNNKIWNALKLVKGWESRISDASDNSTADFAIEWFDYRLKEVRTELDKLFGQFRLSEGLKTIYSLIWDDFCSWYLEWVKPGFEQPVSAAMYEKTVSYFEQLLQLLHPYMPFITEEMYHLLKEQDVDLCVKQFDEVDFQPAAVLQTGDLLKKVISAIRDARNKNQVKPKDTIKLYIQAEDTASYKAIESIVAKQVNAELIDYTTEAVANCVVVTIEKDKFFIATNQQIDTGALKEELEKDLAYQEKFLASVTNKLANERFVQNAKPEVVALERKKQADAEARIQTIKESLAGL, encoded by the coding sequence ATGGAACTAAGCAAAAATTTTGAGCCGGCGCAGGCGGAGAAGAAATGGAACCAACACTGGAAGGAGAAACGTTATTTCAACAGTAAACCTGATGGCAGAAAGCCATTTACAGTGGTCATCCCCCCTCCTAACGTCACTGGTGTGTTACACATGGGTCATACGCTGAACGAGACGGTACAGGATATACTGGTACGGAAAGCGCGGATGACGGGCTTCAATGCCTGCTGGGTTCCTGGCAGCGACCATGCTTCCATTGCCACGGAGGCGAAGGTGGTGCAGATGCTGGAAAAGGAAAAAGGAATTAAAAAGGCCGATCTGAGCCGTCCTGAATTTCTTAAATACGCTTTTGAGTGGAAGGAGAAATACGGCGGCATCATATACAACCAGATAGAAAGGCTGGGATGCAGTGTAGACTGGGACCGTGTGAATTTCACCATGGACGATCATTACTACAAGGCTGTGATCAAGGTGTTTATCGATCTTTATAACAAGGGGCTGATTTATCGTGGTGCGCGGATGATCAACTGGGATCCGCGGGCGAAAACGGCGCTGAGTGACGAAGAGGTGATCTATAAAGACGCAGTAGGCAAGCTTTATTATGTTCGCTACCAGATAGCAGGAGAAACGGGCGACGATGCCTGGATAACGATAGCAACGCAGCGTCCTGAAACCATCATGGGTGATACGGCGGTGTGTGTGAATCCTACCGATGAGCGTTATACACATCTGAAGGGTAAGAAGGTGATTGTTCCGCTGGTGAACAGGGAGATACCTGTGATATTCGATGAATATGTTGATCCGGCATTTGGTACGGGTGCGCTGAAAGTGACGCCTGCCCATGATATCAATGACTATAACCTGGGTTTAAAACATAACCTGGAAGTAATAGATACGCTGAACGCGGACGGTACCCTGAGTGCAGCAGCGCAAGTATTTGTGGGCACAGACCGTTTTGCTGCGCGCAAGCTGGTTATCAAACAACTTGCGGAAGAAGGAAGACTTGTTAAAGAAGAAGAGAATCCTACACGTGTGGCTTACAGTGAGCGTAATCCCGATACCGTTGTAGAACCTAAGATTTCTACGCAGTGGTGGGTGAAGATGAAGGAGATCACCGAGCCGGCGTTAAAGGCCGTGGTTGACGGCGATATCCGTATTCACCCGGGTGACAAGTTCCTGGCTACTTATAAATACTGGCTTGAGAATGTTAAGGACTGGTGTATCAGCCGCCAGCTCTGGTGGGGCCAGCAGATTCCTGCGTGGTATACTACGGACGGGAATTTTGTAGTAGCCGCAACACGAGAAGAGGCAGCGAGTCAATTCGAGGCACAAGGCGTTAGCGTTAGCGCTGATGATCTTAAACAGGACGAAGACGTACTGGATACGTGGTTCTCGAGCTGGTTATGGCCTATAGAGGTGTTTAACGGCATCAACGAACCTGACAATGAAGAAATCAACTACTACTACCCTACTTCGGTACTGGTGACCGGGCAGGATATCATATTCTTCTGGGTAGCGCGGATGGTAATGGCGGGTATGGAATACAGGAAAGAGATTCCTTTCAAGGATGTGTATTTCACCGGCATGGTACGTGACAACCAAGGGCGTAAGATGAGTAAGAGCCTAGGGAACTCTCCCGACCTGCTGGACCTGATCGATAAATATGGCGCCGATGCGGTTCGTTTCGGAATCATGATATCTGCTCCTGCGGGTAATGACCTGTTGTTTGATGAAGCAGCACTGGAGCAGGGCCGTAACTTCAACAACAAGATCTGGAATGCGCTGAAACTGGTGAAAGGATGGGAAAGCAGGATCAGTGATGCTTCGGACAACAGCACGGCTGATTTCGCGATAGAGTGGTTCGACTATCGCCTGAAAGAGGTGCGTACAGAGCTTGACAAACTATTTGGGCAATTCCGTTTAAGCGAGGGTTTAAAGACCATTTATTCGCTTATCTGGGATGATTTCTGCAGCTGGTACCTGGAGTGGGTGAAACCTGGTTTCGAGCAACCTGTAAGCGCCGCGATGTACGAGAAAACAGTATCTTATTTTGAGCAATTGCTGCAACTGCTGCATCCTTATATGCCTTTCATCACTGAAGAGATGTATCACCTGCTGAAAGAACAGGATGTAGATCTTTGTGTGAAGCAATTCGATGAAGTTGATTTTCAGCCTGCGGCTGTATTACAGACCGGTGATTTACTGAAAAAGGTGATCTCCGCTATCCGTGACGCCCGCAATAAAAACCAGGTAAAACCCAAGGATACGATCAAACTTTATATCCAGGCAGAGGATACTGCTTCTTATAAAGCTATCGAAAGCATCGTGGCCAAGCAGGTGAATGCCGAACTGATAGACTATACCACTGAAGCGGTTGCCAACTGTGTTGTGGTTACTATCGAAAAAGATAAGTTCTTTATCGCTACGAATCAGCAGATAGATACCGGCGCTCTTAAAGAGGAGCTTGAGAAGGACCTGGCTTACCAGGAGAAGTTCCTGGCCAGTGTAACCAACAAGCTCGCCAATGAGCGGTTTGTTCAGAATGCGAAGCCTGAGGTGGTAGCATTGGAGCGCAAGAAGCAGGCTGATGCGGAAGCGAGGATACAGACGATCAAGGAGAGCCTGGCTGGATTGTAG
- a CDS encoding GNAT family N-acetyltransferase, with the protein MLLLRKAGVGDIGFIQKLARATWPATYGSILSAAQITYMLELFYTTEVLEDQMQKGQQFIIAELDGAAIAFAGFTVDGDKGKLHKLYVSPDVQQSGAGKTLITEVARICKEAGADKLQLNVNRYNKAKAFYEKQGFRVIKEEDISIGQGYFMNDYVMERGL; encoded by the coding sequence ATGTTATTATTACGAAAAGCAGGCGTTGGTGATATCGGGTTCATTCAAAAGTTAGCCAGGGCAACGTGGCCAGCGACTTATGGCAGTATACTTTCGGCAGCGCAGATCACCTATATGCTTGAACTGTTTTATACTACTGAAGTGCTGGAAGATCAGATGCAGAAAGGTCAGCAGTTTATCATTGCAGAATTGGATGGCGCTGCTATTGCCTTTGCGGGATTTACTGTCGACGGCGACAAAGGGAAACTTCATAAGTTGTATGTATCACCCGATGTACAGCAGTCGGGAGCCGGCAAGACGCTGATTACCGAAGTAGCGCGTATTTGTAAAGAAGCCGGAGCAGATAAGCTGCAACTGAATGTGAACCGCTACAACAAGGCAAAAGCCTTTTATGAAAAGCAGGGATTCCGTGTTATAAAAGAGGAAGATATTTCCATTGGGCAGGGTTATTTTATGAATGACTATGTCATGGAACGCGGGCTATAG
- a CDS encoding Lrp/AsnC family transcriptional regulator has product MKKPQEKEEKTVTPLQLDDKDLAILRLLQENARITVREISDKIHLSATPVHERIRRMEESGVIRQYAALVDHTKVKKGLMVICYVSLKQHNKNAGTRFIKAIQQMNEVIECYNISGEFDFMLKVVAENMDAYYDFHVNTLSQVENMGHMQSVFVMGIIKQTHQLVY; this is encoded by the coding sequence ATGAAAAAACCGCAGGAAAAAGAAGAAAAAACGGTAACCCCGCTACAGCTCGATGATAAAGACCTCGCCATCCTCCGCCTCTTGCAGGAAAATGCCCGCATCACCGTCCGCGAAATCTCCGATAAAATACACCTGAGCGCCACGCCTGTACACGAACGCATCCGCAGGATGGAAGAATCCGGCGTAATCAGGCAATACGCAGCCCTGGTCGATCATACCAAAGTGAAAAAAGGACTGATGGTCATCTGTTACGTATCCCTCAAACAACACAATAAAAACGCGGGAACCCGCTTCATCAAAGCAATTCAGCAAATGAATGAAGTCATCGAGTGTTACAACATCTCGGGAGAATTCGACTTCATGTTGAAAGTTGTTGCAGAAAACATGGATGCTTACTACGACTTCCACGTAAACACCCTTAGCCAGGTCGAAAACATGGGCCATATGCAAAGTGTCTTCGTAATGGGTATCATCAAGCAAACCCATCAACTGGTATACTAA
- the ahcY gene encoding adenosylhomocysteinase: MSTSVEKIDLSLPYKVKDISLAEWGRKEIKLAEAEMPGLMSLRAEYGASQPLKGARVAGCLHMTIQTAVLIETLIALGAEVRWSSCNIFSTQDHAAAAIAAAGIGVFAWKGQTQEEADWCIEQTLFFGSTERPLNMILDDGGDLTNIVFDKYPELVQHVKGLSEETTTGVHRLYERMAKGTLPIPAINVNDSVTKSKFDNKYGCKESLVDSIRRATDVMMAGKVAVVAGYGDVGKGSAASLQGAGCRVIVTEIDPICALQAAMDGFEVKKMVDAVKEGDIIVTTTGCRDIITGQHFKLMKDKAIVCNIGHFDIEIDMAWLNGNYGHTKDTIKPQVDLYNIDGKDVIVLAEGRLVNLGCATGHPSFVMSNSFTNQTLAQIELWTNHKNYENQVYVLPKHLDEKVARLHLAKIGVELDELTTEQAAYLGIPQFGPFKAEHYRY; this comes from the coding sequence ATGTCAACGAGCGTAGAAAAAATTGACTTAAGCCTTCCTTATAAGGTGAAGGATATTAGCCTGGCAGAGTGGGGCCGTAAAGAGATTAAACTGGCAGAAGCAGAAATGCCTGGTTTGATGTCGTTGCGTGCAGAATACGGTGCATCACAGCCTTTAAAAGGTGCGCGCGTTGCCGGTTGCTTACACATGACTATTCAGACAGCGGTTCTGATAGAGACACTGATTGCTTTAGGTGCTGAAGTTCGCTGGAGCTCCTGCAATATCTTCTCTACTCAAGATCATGCTGCGGCAGCAATAGCAGCAGCCGGTATCGGCGTTTTTGCGTGGAAAGGTCAAACACAGGAAGAAGCAGACTGGTGTATTGAACAAACACTGTTCTTCGGCAGCACTGAGCGTCCTTTGAATATGATCCTCGATGATGGTGGTGATTTAACCAACATTGTTTTCGATAAATATCCTGAGCTGGTACAGCATGTAAAAGGATTAAGCGAAGAAACCACTACGGGTGTTCACCGTTTATACGAGCGTATGGCTAAAGGTACTTTACCTATTCCTGCGATCAACGTAAACGACTCTGTTACCAAGAGCAAGTTCGACAACAAGTATGGTTGTAAAGAATCATTGGTAGACTCTATCCGTCGTGCTACAGACGTCATGATGGCTGGTAAAGTAGCTGTTGTTGCGGGTTATGGTGATGTGGGTAAAGGATCTGCCGCTTCATTACAAGGTGCAGGCTGCCGCGTTATCGTAACCGAGATCGATCCTATCTGTGCTTTACAGGCTGCGATGGACGGTTTTGAAGTTAAGAAAATGGTGGATGCGGTTAAAGAAGGTGACATCATCGTTACCACTACCGGTTGCCGTGATATCATCACCGGCCAGCACTTCAAGCTGATGAAAGACAAAGCGATCGTATGTAATATCGGTCACTTCGATATCGAGATCGATATGGCATGGCTGAATGGCAACTACGGTCATACCAAAGATACCATCAAGCCTCAGGTTGATCTTTACAACATTGACGGTAAAGATGTGATTGTACTGGCAGAAGGCCGCCTGGTGAACCTGGGTTGCGCTACTGGTCACCCTTCTTTCGTAATGAGTAACTCCTTCACCAACCAAACACTGGCGCAGATCGAGTTGTGGACTAACCACAAAAATTACGAGAACCAGGTGTATGTATTACCTAAACATCTCGATGAGAAAGTAGCCCGTTTACACCTTGCTAAAATTGGCGTGGAGCTTGACGAGCTGACTACCGAGCAAGCGGCTTACCTGGGTATTCCCCAGTTTGGTCCGTTCAAAGCTGAACATTACAGGTATTAA
- a CDS encoding acetyl-CoA C-acyltransferase: MNNRTVYIVSAVRTPMGSFGGSLKDLSATQLGAAAIKGAVEKAGLKPEQVQEVLMGCVLQANLGQAPARQAAKFAGLPDSVICTTVNKVCSSGMKAVMQGVQSILLGDADIVVAGGMESMSNVPFYNAHQRWGNKYGDISMIDGLAKDGLVDVYNKYAMGMAAELCAKECGFSREDQDAFAIESYKRSQKAWEEGKFQSEIVPVPIPQRSGEPILFSRDEEPFNVKFDKIPSLKPAFRKEGTVTAANASTMNDGAAALVLISKEKADALGIKPIAIVKGYADAEQAPEWFTTAPALAVPKALEKAGLTIDQIDYFELSEAFAVVGLVNTQKLGLKPTQVNIHGGAVSLGHPLGCSGARILVTLIHVLIQNGAKNGAAGICNGGGGASAMVVGLP, from the coding sequence ATGAATAATAGAACAGTTTACATCGTTTCGGCGGTTCGAACCCCCATGGGTAGCTTCGGCGGAAGCCTCAAAGATCTCTCCGCTACACAGCTGGGCGCAGCCGCCATCAAAGGAGCGGTGGAAAAAGCAGGACTGAAACCAGAGCAGGTTCAGGAAGTATTGATGGGATGCGTGTTACAGGCTAACCTCGGACAGGCACCGGCACGGCAGGCTGCTAAATTTGCCGGCTTACCCGATAGCGTCATCTGTACCACCGTTAACAAAGTGTGCTCCAGCGGCATGAAAGCCGTAATGCAGGGCGTACAATCTATCCTGCTCGGCGACGCCGATATCGTTGTGGCAGGCGGCATGGAAAGCATGAGTAACGTTCCCTTCTATAACGCACACCAACGATGGGGAAACAAATACGGCGACATCTCCATGATCGACGGCCTCGCCAAAGACGGCCTCGTCGATGTATATAATAAATATGCAATGGGCATGGCTGCTGAATTATGCGCCAAAGAATGCGGCTTCTCAAGAGAAGACCAGGACGCATTCGCTATAGAAAGCTACAAACGCAGCCAGAAAGCATGGGAAGAAGGAAAATTTCAGTCCGAAATAGTGCCCGTTCCCATCCCGCAACGCAGCGGCGAGCCAATCCTGTTCAGCCGCGACGAAGAACCCTTCAACGTAAAATTCGACAAGATCCCCTCACTCAAACCAGCCTTCCGGAAAGAAGGCACCGTTACCGCCGCCAACGCCAGCACCATGAACGATGGCGCAGCAGCCCTGGTGCTCATCAGTAAGGAAAAAGCAGACGCCCTGGGCATCAAACCCATTGCCATCGTAAAAGGCTACGCCGATGCCGAACAGGCCCCCGAATGGTTCACTACTGCACCCGCATTGGCAGTGCCAAAAGCACTCGAAAAAGCAGGCCTCACCATCGATCAGATCGACTATTTCGAACTAAGCGAAGCCTTCGCCGTAGTAGGCTTGGTAAATACGCAGAAACTTGGCCTGAAACCCACACAGGTGAACATACATGGCGGCGCCGTATCCCTGGGCCACCCACTGGGTTGCAGTGGCGCCCGTATCCTGGTGACGCTCATCCACGTCCTCATTCAAAACGGAGCTAAAAACGGTGCCGCAGGCATCTGTAACGGGGGAGGAGGCGCCAGCGCAATGGTTGTTGGCCTGCCATAA